TCTGACGTGAACTAAGGTTTTTTATCATTATAAAACCCTCCATGAAGGAATAGCTATATCCAAATAATTATATCATAAAATTTGAGCAATTGAAAAACATTTGTTCGTTAATTTAAATTTTGACTTAACTTCTTATAATAATAATTATGTTAACTCCTTAGGACAACCACATCCGGATTGCAGTAACCACCAAAAGCAGAGCGAATATTTTCCGAATGACGATACCTGATAAAAGAGAACTCGTAAAAGCGCCTGCATATGCACCAATTACTGCACCTAAAGCAATTAAAAGTGTAACCTCGAGATTTACATGCCCAAGGCGGTAGTGTTGATAAGTACCGACCAGAGCAGTGGGAAGAATTACTGCCAGTGACGTGCCAACTGCCTGGTGTACGGATAAATTGAATAAATAAACCAGCATCGGAACTAAAATTACACCGCCACCAATTCCCAATAATGAACTAAGCCAGCCTGATAGTAATCCTGTTAAAATCGTGAGAAAATACTTCATGTAGATCCCTCTTTTAAAACAAAATTTAGGAGCGAAGTATTTGTGCGCCGCCTTTTGGCTTTTCTTATTTTAACAGGAGTCGTACTCTTTTCGTTCTCCCGTGCAATGTTACAGATAGAAAAAATCTACCAAAGAGAAGCAAAGTACCCGCCTCTTTGGGCTCAACTCCTTGCTTCTGCCGGGCGGGGCAATTTTGGAACAGGGAAATACGGAGGAGTGCCCAACAGTCTGAATTTATCATTACTCCAGCCAGGTGATATTCTTTTAGGGGGAAATTCAGGCGGTTCTTACGGCTGTTTTACTCATGCCGGACTCTATATCGGAAACAATAAAGTAGTAGATATGTATATCAGTACCGGAGTGTATATTACAGAAGCAGAAACATATCATCAATACGATTGGGCTGCAATCCTCCGGGTAAAAGCAGAACCTAGTCAAAAAAAGGCGGTTGTAAGTTACGTTTCCAAGGAAGTGGGAAGTCCTTTTTTTATCCTTACACCCAAAGCAGAAAACGGGCTTTGGTATTGTACAAAACTTATCTGGTACGCTTACCTGCAACAGGGCGTTGATTTAGATTTTTTTAAAAGCTACTGGGTTATCCCTGATGCCTTCTGGTACAGTACTAACACTCAAGTTATTGCCTACTCCCGGGCGCGGTGATTTATGATCTATTTAAAAAAGCCCATACCATTTCGAAATTTTACGCTCTTTCTTTTCTTAGTTCATCTTTGTTTTATCTTCCTAACCCCCTTCTTCCTTGAAAATTTCTTTTTATCTTTAATATTGCCGCCGGTTTATTTAATCATCCTTTTTTTATCAGGGCTTGTGACTCAAATTAGATCAAAAAAACCGGTTTTAATGAGCTTAACAGGAGGATATTTAAGCCAGCTTCCCGGTATCGTGTGCGCGGGCATTATTTTTTCGGGAAAAATTTTCCATTTATCTACACCTGAGGCCCTTGATTTCGTTATTCAACTCTGGCATGCCCCCTTCGCCCCTGCGTTCCCTCTTCTACCCCGTGCCCGGTTTTGGGAAATACCTTTTTACTATCTTCTAACCTTGACTTTGTCCTTTTTTCTTCCTCTCTTCCCTGCCGGTGGAGCACTTTTCAAAAGTACAGCAAATAAAAAGGCTATCCAAACAAGGAGGAGTTGACTAAAGCTTCCAGGATTATCCGGATCTCTCTACAAATAGGCAAAAATTCAATTTTTTCATCTTTAAAATTAATCAACCACCAATAGTAAATATAAGAGTCGTGGACAACGACTTTCCCCTCTGGAAGAATAGAAACTTCAAATTTTATTTGCGGTTGGTTATCATGTGTAATTAGTCTACTGATCAAATTTTGAATCTGGCGCGCCAAAGTCCCAGCCTCTTCAAACTTGGTGGTTTCAAAACAAATCCTGATTTCCAACTCAATATAAGAATCTGGAGCGACCCTTTCAAAAGGAGGTTGACCCGGCATACATTTTTTGTGGATGGGGCAATCTTCTCCATAGATGGATTCTGCTGTGAGAATAGCCTCCCACGTAAAGCCAACTTCTGCCCAAATTCGATAAGGCGGCTCACTTTCTTCAGCGGTACAAGCACAGCGAAACTCCCGGTCGCAAGTAATTACATCCATGGTGTGACGTACTCCATATACAAAAAGCCCCGCGTTTTCTGCTGCGTCCAAAAAATCGTGACAGATTTCTTCGTATCTTAACATAATGGCTCCCTCCTTTTAACCGGTACCTCCCTACGAAGAAGGTTTGAAAGAAGATAATAAATACTTGCTACCTGTTAAAACAAACCTCCAAATGCTCTGGTAAGTCTCAAAAATTTCTTCCAGTGCGCTGAGTACTTGATCCAACTGCTGCCGGGAAACAACGAGAGGCGGTTCGAAACGAATTACATTTGGATTATTCAACGTGTAAGCGGTAATAATCTGATATTTATTTAACAATTCTGCAGCAACCAAGGCGGCAAGGTATTCCTCTGCGTATTTGTTCAGTTTCCCGCCTGTTAGTTTATTCCAAACACCCTGGGTAAGTTGGTTAAACTCAACACCAATTAGAAGCCCTCTCCCCCGTACTTCTTTAATGAAAGAGGGATGCTTCTCTTGCAGATACCGGAGCTTTTGCAAAAAATACGCTCCTTTTTCATCTGCCTGAGCGGCGAGTTTTTCTTCTAGCAATACCTGTAAAGCAACGATTCCAGCTGCCATAGCCCGCGTATTTCCCCCAAAAGTGGAAGTATGAAGGAGACACTTTTCAAAGCCCCCGTATGCTTGATCCCAGATGGATTCGGTCGTTGTGAAAGCCGCGAGCGGCATGACCCCGCCACCTAACGACTTTCCTGTACACATTATATCAGGAACTACCCCTTCCAGTTCGCAAGCAAAAATTGTGCCTGTGCGCCCAAGACCTGTTTGAATTTCATCTAAGATTAAAAGGCAGTTATACTCTTTACAGAGTTGGCGAACTTCACTCAAATAACCTTGGTGCGGAACCCGAACCCCTCCCTCTCCCTGAATGGGCTCGAGAATAAAAGCTGCAACATCTCCTTCCCTGAGCTTTTCTTCCAGGGCAGATGGATCCCCAAAAGCAACTTGTTCGCAACCAGGAATAAGAGGTTTGAACGGCACCTGGTATTTACTTCTTCCGGTGACAGAAAGAGCACCCAGCGTTTTACCGTGAAATGAACCTTCGCAATAAACGATTCTTTTCTTTCTGGTTGCAGCTTTTGCTAATTTCAGTGCTCCTTCTACAGCCTCCGCGCCGCTGTTACAAAAAAAGGTATGCTCAAGATTCTCAGGTGTTATTTGAGCAAGATTGTGAGCCAAAACTGCACTTAACGGACCCAGGGATGCTTGAAGTAAGTTGGGTAAGCACGATACTTGCTGGAGGGCGGCATTGATATGCGGGTGGTTATGCCCAAAATTTAATGCCCCGTAACCACCAAGAAAGTCCAAATAACATTTTCCTGCTTCATCCCAAACGCAAACCCCTTCGGCGCGAACAAATTTTTTGTCAAAGTTTAGTAAAGAAAGCATAGTCGCGAAGCCTGGATTTAGATATCGCTTATATAGAGTTCGAATTTCCTTTTGATTTAATTGCAAAGCTTGATCTAAACCAATTAACTTTTTGTGGGGCATTACGTTCCTCCTGTAACGCGTTGTATAAACTCTGACCTTAGGATACATCACGTCTTTAACTAAAATCAATAGAAAAAATAAAAAAGGCAGCAATGGAAACTGCCGGTTAAACTTTCCTCAGAATTCGCACCTCATAATCTCCAAAAAACCTTGTTAATCCTTCCAAACCATATTTATAGACTTTCGTTCAACTTATTCTTTTTTGTTAATGTTATTTCCCCCGCAATTTTGACACTTACGCGGTTTGCATCTTGTTTCCTTTTCCCAGCCGCAATCCCGGCACTGCCAAACTGCCATTATTAACCTCCTTAGTAATAGTTATGAGTTATTATAAATTGACAACTCACTTCTGTCAACCCATTTTGAAATGATCATACCCGAAATGATCGAGACTAACTCGCTTCCGATTGGCCAATTCTACATAAAGAACACCCTTTGCGCCCGTAATTTCTCCAATAATGGTAACAGGTGTTCCCATTTTGTGAAGCATCTCTAATTTTGCTTGATTTTCCGGCGGAAGGGTAAAAACAAGCTCGTAGTCCTCCCCTCCACTCAGTGCCCATAAAACAGAATCCTGCTTTAAATAATTTCCGGCAAATTTTACAGCTTCGCTTAACGGTAGTCTTTCTCCGTAAATAATCGCACCTACATCACTCGCCTCCGCAATTTCTTTTACCTCACGCGCGAGACCATCACTGATATCATTTAAAGCGCTGGCTATATGCTCAAGAGCTAATAATCGCCCTTCATGAATCCGAGGAAAGGGTTCAAGGTGAGCCTTTAACAGTTCTTTTTCAACAGAAGGTGGAAGCTTGCCAAGACAACCATTTTTAAGAAGCGCGAGCCCGGCAGCAGAACCTCCTGGAAAACCGGTCACGGCAA
The sequence above is drawn from the Bacillota bacterium genome and encodes:
- a CDS encoding sulfite exporter TauE/SafE family protein, coding for MKYFLTILTGLLSGWLSSLLGIGGGVILVPMLVYLFNLSVHQAVGTSLAVILPTALVGTYQHYRLGHVNLEVTLLIALGAVIGAYAGAFTSSLLSGIVIRKIFALLLVVTAIRMWLS
- a CDS encoding rubredoxin; its protein translation is MAVWQCRDCGWEKETRCKPRKCQNCGGNNINKKE
- the thiL gene encoding thiamine-phosphate kinase, with product MRLAGISEYSLVRRIMERFGSKAEGIIVGIGDDAAVITLDPGKALVVTCDLLLEGVHFDLSYISPRQLGWKALAVNLSDIAAMGAEPRFSFLSLGLPPQTEIHFFDEFFQGYQALGDKFHTCLCGGDLVSSPLGLVINVTVVGQIEKSSVVTRAGAKPGNLLAVTGFPGGSAAGLALLKNGCLGKLPPSVEKELLKAHLEPFPRIHEGRLLALEHIASALNDISDGLAREVKEIAEASDVGAIIYGERLPLSEAVKFAGNYLKQDSVLWALSGGEDYELVFTLPPENQAKLEMLHKMGTPVTIIGEITGAKGVLYVELANRKRVSLDHFGYDHFKMG
- a CDS encoding aspartate aminotransferase family protein — protein: MPHKKLIGLDQALQLNQKEIRTLYKRYLNPGFATMLSLLNFDKKFVRAEGVCVWDEAGKCYLDFLGGYGALNFGHNHPHINAALQQVSCLPNLLQASLGPLSAVLAHNLAQITPENLEHTFFCNSGAEAVEGALKLAKAATRKKRIVYCEGSFHGKTLGALSVTGRSKYQVPFKPLIPGCEQVAFGDPSALEEKLREGDVAAFILEPIQGEGGVRVPHQGYLSEVRQLCKEYNCLLILDEIQTGLGRTGTIFACELEGVVPDIMCTGKSLGGGVMPLAAFTTTESIWDQAYGGFEKCLLHTSTFGGNTRAMAAGIVALQVLLEEKLAAQADEKGAYFLQKLRYLQEKHPSFIKEVRGRGLLIGVEFNQLTQGVWNKLTGGKLNKYAEEYLAALVAAELLNKYQIITAYTLNNPNVIRFEPPLVVSRQQLDQVLSALEEIFETYQSIWRFVLTGSKYLLSSFKPSS
- a CDS encoding YiiX/YebB-like N1pC/P60 family cysteine hydrolase; the encoded protein is MRRLLAFLILTGVVLFSFSRAMLQIEKIYQREAKYPPLWAQLLASAGRGNFGTGKYGGVPNSLNLSLLQPGDILLGGNSGGSYGCFTHAGLYIGNNKVVDMYISTGVYITEAETYHQYDWAAILRVKAEPSQKKAVVSYVSKEVGSPFFILTPKAENGLWYCTKLIWYAYLQQGVDLDFFKSYWVIPDAFWYSTNTQVIAYSRAR